From Cryptococcus neoformans var. neoformans B-3501A chromosome 6, whole genome shotgun sequence, the proteins below share one genomic window:
- a CDS encoding hypothetical protein (HMMPfam hit to IF4E, Eukaryotic initiation factor 4E, score: 125.7, E(): 1.1e-34), protein MGDQTPTQLIMGSSSRPTSPRPLSANSHSSSGDEKEKKGLMLPPPVPVKTNKGQEDKPVPPRMTRLPSLKQLSEHLHYTPPTPPSQPNLHEQSPGSSSSNPLRISTNPVPLQSSSAASHTSIVMTPTSTGRLKLPASAMMRSLSAGSSGSATGGLAPVTSSPAIAPNLGSVQGQGHSPTSAHSPTPAQQLAKFVPGGLGDFRPESGPEASTSMSRSASHEVRAEHHREIPSLDEIKKKVNVSKGEDQHRLDLPNERVTEKEKSKTSVESTGERISISSAKDGKKEHPLQHSWTLYYDSKTYKPDPSLIASKQGDKILADYEMTLLTVGKFDTVEGFARHFNNVRLPSQLTPSSNYHLFKSGIRPMWEDPANANGGKWVILFRSSPGTLDIAWANLTMALVGEILDPENQVCGIVGSTRPKVDRLQVWTRGKDDVEGLNQLGKRIVEVMALEGRDADSMSMEYQYNTNDSRPPPNKFIHISYANRAPSTPSRSMSSAFQGPPGSLGGMGQARTHSSSGVNLTHPLPLPPHSPAVIKGDHGSGNNATGMKRGLSHGNPLTGPLDLVRQENYGSQEGVTGV, encoded by the exons ATGGGAGACCAAACACCCACGCAGCTCATCATGGGATCCTCTTCAAGACCTACCTCTCCTCGACCTCTTTCCGCAAACTCCCACAGTAGTTCAGGTgacgagaaggaaaagaagggtcTTATGCTTCCCCCTCCCGTGCCCGTCAAGACCAATAAAGGACAGGAAGATAAACCAGTACC GCCACGGATGACccgccttccttctcttaaACAATTATCTGAACACCTTCACTACACACCACCAACTCCTCCGTCTCAACCTAATCTGCATGAGCAGTCGCCAGGTTCCTCAAGTTCCAATCCCCTTCGCATCTCCACAAACCCAGTTCCTCTCCAAAGCTCATCTGCCGCTTCCCACACGTCAATTGTCATGACACCCACTTCAACAGGGAGATTGAAGTTACCCGCAAGCGCTATGATGAGATCACTTTCTGCTGGATCCAGTGGTTCCGCCACGGGCGGCTTGGCGCCTGTCACCAGTTCGCCTGCAATTGCACCTAACCTTGGATCTGTCCAGGGCCAGGGTCACTCTCCTACTTCTGCCCATTCTCCAACACCTGCTCAACAGTTGGCTAAATTTGTTCCAGGTGGTTTGGGCGACTTCCGTCCAGAGTCTGGTCCGGAAGCTAGCACCAGTATGTCGCGCTCGGCCAGTCACGAGGTGCGTGCAGAGCACCATCGAGAGATCCCATCTCTGGATGAGATTAAGAAAAAGGTTAATGTCAGTAAGGGAGAGGATCAGCACAGGTTGGATTTGCCCAACGAGAGAGTAacggagaaagagaagagcaaaACTTCTGTTGAGAGCACTGGTGAGAGAATATCTATTAGCTCAGCcaaagatgggaagaaggagcatCCCTTACAGCACTCTTG GACATTATACTACGATTCCAAAACATACAAGCCTGATCCGTCCTTGATTGCTTCCAAACAAGGGGATAAGATTCTTGCCGATTACGAGATGACACTCTTGACTGTCGGCAAGTTTGACACT GTTGAAGGCTTTGCACGGCATTTTAACAATGTCCGTCTCCCAAGTCAACTCACCCCATCATCCAACTaccatctcttcaagagCGGTATCCGGCCCATGTGGGAAGATCCAGCCAACGCCAACGGTGGTAAATGGGTTATTCTTTTCCGTTCATCACCTGGAACCCTCGATATTGCCTGGGCAAACTTGACGATGGCGCTCGTTGGTGAGATCCTTGATCCGGAAAATCAAGTGTGTGGAATCGTGGGCAGTACGCGACCTAAGGTCGATAGGCTCCAAGTATGGACAAGGGGTAAAGATGATGTGGAGGGTCTAAACCAGTTAGGGAAGAGGATCGTGGAGGTTATGGCTTTAGAGGGGAGAGATGCCGATAGCATGTCTATGGAGTACCAA TACAACACAAATGACTCCCGGCCGCCACCCAACAAGTTTATCCACATCTCTTATGCCAACCGTGCACCATCTACGCCTTCACGATCCATGTCATCCGCCTTCCAAGGTCCACCAGGATCACTTGGCGGCATGGGTCAGGCCCGGACACACTCATCGTCAGGCGTCAATCTAACTCACCCATTACCACTCCCACCGCACTCACCTGCTGTTATCAAGGGCGATCATGGGTCCGGAAATAATGCAacagggatgaagaggggaTTGAGTCATGGGAACCCTCTCACGGGACCGTTAGATTTGGTAAGACAGGAGAATTATGGTTCGCAGGAAGGTGTGACCGGCGTGTAG
- a CDS encoding hypothetical protein (HMMPfam hit to RRM_1, RNA recognition motif. (a.k.a. RRM, RBD, or RNP domain), score: 122.4, E(): 1.1e-33), protein MDAGYDALEEAASSYAKNRDRADDTRSHRSHKDRDYEREDRDPERRHRRDDKDDRYRERDRDAYRGERDLGRERDYRPRDRERERDRGYEARDRYDRYERGDGRGAGGFEERPPRRRRRDEEELTLAAEPMHGHRDRRPRYDEPPEFAEPMRGNWSPPRRRRDDGFRGGRGDRDGGRRGGGGGGGGGGGGGGRFYEDRRSPTPDGTMSLEERKEKLSRSLWDTAPVQFQGISALEAKTTGLFTYGPGRVPPPAHLGIPATFVAGAFPPSNPVRQNNRLYIGGIKEDMQEQQIQDFFNNLMKEKGMADGKEDPVKQCQINNDRNFAFIELHTPEQATAALELDGVVLDGASLRVRRPKDYAGIDPLLQTFNGVVAPSVADSPNKLFIGGIPTYLNDEQVMELLKSFGELKSFNLVKESAGVSKGFAFAEYLDPEVTDMAIQGLHNFSLGDRNLVVQRAAVGRNTGVNAPIPGSAAYLSQAIPHLMQNNADAPSSRVMLLLNMVTPEELYNDDDYNDIIEDINEECSKYGEIEGVRIPRPVPKSKKWESTEAAAATAERNKRTDDEAGVGRVYVMYKDVESTKKAMNAIGGRQFAGRTILVANVPEEEFLGPAPPPPPPEDAPAPAESDAPPPPPPADLDAAADAALKDIMSGI, encoded by the exons ATGGACGCAGGATACG ACGCCCTCGAGGAGGCTGCCTCTTCTTACGCCAAAAACAGAGACCGCGCGGACGACA CTCGTAGCCACAGGAGCCACAAAGACAGAGATTACGAACGGGAAGACCGAGACCCTGAACGTAGACATCGTCGAGATGACAAGGACGACCGCTACCGCGAGAGAGATCGAGACGCTTACAGGGGAGAACGCGACCTtgggagggaaagggatTACCGACCTCGAGACCGTGAGCGAGAGAGGGATAGGGGTTATGAAGCGAGAGACCGATACGACCGGTACGAACGTGGTGATGGTCGAGGCGCCGGCGGTTTTGAAGAACGACCCCCTCGTCGTCGACGAAGggacgaagaggagttGACCCTCGCTGCTGAGCCTATGCACGGACATCGGGACAGGAGGCCAAGGTATGATGAACCTCCCGAGTTTGCGGAGCCCATGAGGGGGAACTGGTCGCCCCccaggaggagaagggatgatggattccgtggcggaagaggagatagGGATGGAGGCAGGCGaggtggcggcggtggtggtggtggtggtggtggcggtggtggaCGATTCTACGAGGACAGAAGGAGCCCAACACCGGACGGAACAATGTCGCttgaggagaggaaggagaagttgAGTAGGTCGCTTTGGGACACTGCTCCTGTACAGTTCCAGGGTATCAGCGCCCTCGAGGCCAAGACGACTG GTTTGTTTACCTATGGTCCCGGTCGagttcctcctcctgcccATCTCGGCATCCCTGCCACTTTTGTTGCTGGTGCCTTTCCTCCCAGTAACCCTGTCCGACAAAACAACCGTTTGTACATTGGTGGTATCAAAGAGGACATGCAAGAGCAGCAAATTCAGGATttcttcaacaatctcatgaaggagaagggtatGGCCgatggcaaggaagatCCCGTCAAGCAATGCCAAATCAACAACGACAGGAACTTTGCCTTCATCGAG TTGCACACTCCTGAACAAGCCACTGCCGCACTTGAACTTGACGGTGTCGTCCTCGACGGCGCTTCTCTCCGAGTCCGGCGACCCAAGGACTATGCTGGTATCGACCCACTTTTGCAAACCTTTAATGGTGTCGTCGCTCCCAGTGTTGCGGACTCACCAAACAAGCTTTTCATTGGTGGTATCCCTACCTACCTCAATGACGAGCAGGTCATGGAGTTGTTGAAGAGTTTCGGAGAACTAAAAAGTTTCAACTTGGTCAAGGAGAGTGCTGGTGTCTCCAAG GGCTTCGCTTTTGCCGAGTACCTTGATCCTGAGGTTACAGACATGGCTATCCAAGGTCTCCATAACTTTTCTCTTGGTGACCGCAACCTCGTTGTTCAGCGTGCGGCTGTCGGCCGGAACACCGGTGTTAACGCACCCATACCAGGATCTGCCGCCTACCTCAGTCAAGCCA TCCCCCATCTCATGCAAAACAATGCCGACGCTCCCTCCTCTCGTGTCATGCTGTTGCTCAATATGGTTACTCCGGAAGAGCTCTACAATGACGATGATTACAACGATATCATCGAAGATATCAATGAGGAGTGCAGCAAGTATGGTGAAATTGAGGGGGTCCGTATTCCCAGACCTGTACCCAAGTCCAAGAAGTGGGAGTCCACCGAGGCGGCTGCGGCGACAGCGGAGCGGAATAAGAGGACAGATGATGAGGCAGGTGTTGGTAGGGTGTATGTAATGTACAAGGATGTGGAAAGTACCAAGAAGGCTATGAACGCCATTGGTGGAAGACAGTTTGCGGGAAGAACGATTTTGGTTGCCAATGTGCCAGAG GAAGAGTTCTTGGGTCCAGCTCCACCTCCCCCACCTCCTGAGGatgctcctgctcctgcgGAAAGCGAtgctccccctcccccgcctCCAGCGGACTTGGACGCTGCAGCAGATGCTGCTCTTAAAGACATTATGTCTGGAATCTAA
- a CDS encoding hypothetical protein (Match to EST gb|CF189352.1|CF189352; HMMPfam hit to zf-Tim10_DDP, Tim10/DDP family zinc finger, score: 75.9, E(): 1e-19): MSAPTSIPALDEASKKELESFLEQEQAKAKLQASIHELTNTCWNTCITGGISSKFSKSEAQCLENCVDRFLDSSLYIVRQIEAQKQQI, from the exons ATGTCCGCCCCTACTTCCATCCCTGCCCTCGACGAGGCCTCCAAG AAGGAACTCGAATCTTTCCTCGAGCAAGA GCAAGCCAAGGCTAAGCTCCAAGCTTCCATCCACGAGCTCACCAACACCT GCTGGAACAC CTGTATCACCGGTGGTATTAGCTCCAAGTTTTCAAA ATCCGAAGCCCAATGCCTCGAAAACTGTGTGGACCGATTCCTCGATTCATCGCTCTACATTGTCCGACAGATCGAAGCTCAAAAACAGCAAATTTAA
- a CDS encoding hypothetical protein (HMMPfam hit to p450, Cytochrome P450, score: 137.2, E(): 3.7e-38), translating to MTMELLKVLHHGASQLFPNCIRSSPVACIVLYSFGGIAILLFTVYLWLWPFQYAKLYFRNLPGPPSDSWFWGVVPTLIKSPPSVPHSMWTDEYGPTVRYRVALGAQRFLTIDPTALNYILSHADLFPKPSRVRKALSDLLGNELLTAEGHTHKKQRKALNPSFSPAAVRGMIPVFYDKAYELKAKLLGIIEGDETEQASPTPCKEEDEVEGGKKIDVMKYLGKTTLDVIGIVGFSYDFKALSEPRNELSEAYSKMFQAGMDANFWDFLRGAIPLVNKLPNKRATEIAARKAVTLRISKKIVEDKKREVMSAHSEGLEKREDIGDDLLSILIKANMASDVKPEQKLSDEEVLDQITTFMLAGNETSSTALTWILYSLTQHPECQKRLREEVLAVPDDRPSLETLNNLPYMDAVIREALRLHAPAPGTMREAKEDTVIPLSMPVIGRDGKQIDSVKINKGTMVFIPIITVNTSPAIWGPDARVFNPDRHFKTSSDSFGGANMHVPGVWGNMLSFLGGARNCIGYKLALAEISTILFVLIRSFEFQELKSKPEVEKKASVVMRPRIKGEESAGLQMPLMVKPLLM from the exons ATGACGATGGAACTACTCAAAGTGCTGCATCACGGGGCGTCTCAGCTCTTCCCCAACTGTATTCGATCATCGCCGGTGGCCTGTATTGTCCTCTATTCTTTTGGCGGCATTGCGAtcctccttttcaccgTTTATCTGTGGCTGTGGCCTTTCCAATATGCCAAGTTGTATTTCCGTAATCTGCCTG GTCCACCTTCGGATAGTTGGTTCTGGGGTGTCGTCCCCACTCTCATCAAGTCTCCCCCTAGCGTTCCCCATAGCATGTGGACAGACGAATACGGGCCCACCGTTCGATATCGTGTTGCCCTCGGTGCCCAACGTTTCCTCACCATTGATCCAACCGCTTTAAACTATATTCTCTCCCATGCCGACCTCTTCCCGAAACCATCTCGAGTTCGAAAAGCGCTTTCTGATCTTCTTGGCAATGAACTTCTTACCGCCGAAGGTCACACACACAAAAAACAACGCAAAGCACTCAACCCATCCTTTAGTCCCGCTGCCGTCAGGGGTATGATTCCTGTCTTCTACGACAAGGCTTATGAGCTCAAAGCAAAGTTACTTGGTATCATTGAGGGTGATGAGACCGAGCAGGCCAGTCCTACTCCTTgtaaagaggaagatgaggtcgaaggaggaaagaagattgacGTGATGAAATACCTCGGAAAGACCACTTTGGATGTGATCGGTATCGTGGGGTTCAGCTACGACTTCAAGGCCCTGTCCGAACCCCGCAACGAGCTGTCAGAGGCATACTCCAAGATGTTTCAGGCCGGTATGGATGCCAACTTCTGGGACTTTCTGAGGGGAGCTATTCCTCTTGTTAACAAGCTT CCCAACAAGCGAGCGACTGAGATAGCTGCCAGGAAGGCGGTTACTCTTCGAATCAGTAAA AAAATCGTCGAGGACAAGAAGCGCGAGGTCATGTCTGCCCATTCCGAGGGTTTGGAAAAGCGAGAGGATATTGGCGATGATCTCCTTTCTATCCTTA TCAAAGCAAACATGGCCTCCGATGTTAAGCCGGAGCAAAAGCTCTCTGACGAAGAAGTCTTAGATCAAATCACGACTTTTATGCTTGCCGGTAACGAAACGTCTTCGACTGCTCTTACCTGGATTCTGTACAGTCTCACTCAGCATCCCGAGTGTCAGAAGCGCCTTAGGGAAGAAGTCCTCGCTGTTCCAGACGATCGTCCATCTCT TGAAACTCTCAATAATCTGCCCTACATGGACGCTGTCATCCGAGAGGCCCTCCGCTTGCACGCCCCTGCCCCTGGTACCATGAGAGAAGCCAAAGAAGACACGGTCATTCCTCTAAGCATGCCAGTAATAGGTCGCGACGGAAAACAGATCGACAGTGTAAAAATCAACAAAGGCACTATGGTATTCATTC CTATTATAACAGTGAACACTTCTCCTGCTATCTGGGGTCCCGACGCCCGCGTCTTCAACCCAGATCGCCATTTTAAAACTTCATCCGATTCCTTTGGTGGGGCCAACATGCATGTGCCAGGTGTTTGGGGTAACATGTTGAGTTTTCTGGGAGGCGCGAGGAATTGTATCGGGTACAAACTGGCCTTGGCAGAAATCTCGACAATTTTGTTCGTCTTGATAAGAAGTTTTGAATTTCAAGAGTTGAAATCCAAGCCCgaagtggagaagaaggcctC GGTGGTCATGAGACCGAGAATCAAGGGTGAAGAGAGTGCAGGACTGCAAATGCCTCTCATGGTGAAGCCTCTATTGATGTAA
- a CDS encoding hypothetical protein (Match to ESTs gb|CF191057.1|CF191057, gb|CF190631.1|CF190631, gb|CF190632.1|CF190632) translates to MSDYAFVPGGSLKFKGGGDKKKKKKSHSSSDRAKVDNEIKQKDKEMKDKSREREVSAEVGSTSPAPERREDGPKMTEAERRFLETQKRRREERAKHTAKKTHKERVQEFNAKLDSLSEHHDMPRIGPG, encoded by the exons ATGAGTGACTACGCCTTTGTCCCAGGCGGGTCCCTCAAGTTCAAGGGCGGCGGCGACAA gaagaagaagaagaaatctcactcttcttctgaccGCGCCAAAGTCGACAATGAAATCAAGcagaaggacaaggagatgaaggataaGTCCCGAGAGAGGGAAGTGAGCGCAGAAGTTGGGTCCACGTCTCCTGCTCctgagaggagagaagatggaccGAAGATGACGGAAGCGGAGAGGAGATTCTTGGAGACtcagaagagaaga CGAGAGGAAAGGGCGAAACATACCGCGAAGAAGACGCACAAAGAGAGGGTGCAAGAGTTTAATGCCAAGCTGGATTCTCTTAG CGAGCATCACGACATGCCTCGT ATCGGTCCCGGGTAA
- a CDS encoding hypothetical protein (Match to EST gb|CF182849.1|CF182849; HMMPfam hit to Pyr_redox, Pyridine nucleotide-disulphide oxidoreductase, score: 254.6, E(): 1.7e-73), translating into MSPIANGNPHGSSFSVREPERTGEVSKKMHSKVVIIGSGPGGHTAAIYLARANLEPVLYEGMLANGFAPGGQLTTTTDVENFPGFPEGVTGTEMMDKFRAQSERFGTKIITETVARVDLSVRPFKYWTEGEEEEHEFMTADTIIMATGASAKRLFLPGEDTYWQSGISACAVCDGAVPLFRQKPLAVIGGGDSAAEEATYLTKYGSHVYVLVRRDELRASKIMAKRLTSHPKVTVLWNTVATEAKGDGEVLTSLTIKNTKTGEIGDLPVNGLFYAIGHEPATSLVKSQVELDSDGYIKTVPGTSQTSVHGVFAAGDVQDKKYRQAITSAGSGCIAALEAEKLISEEEADDESLQTQDVHVPAEHYLGTDKE; encoded by the exons ATGTCTCCCATCGCCAATGGCAACCCCCACGGCAGCTCTTTCAGCGTCAGGGAACCCGAGAGGACCGGCGAGGTaagcaagaagatgcaCTCCAAGGTTGTTATCATCGGCTCTGGTCCCGGTGGTCACACCGCCGCCATCTACTTGGCCCGAGCCAACCTCGAGCCTGTCCTGTACGAG GGAATGCTTGCCAACGG TTTCGCTCCTGGCGGTCAACTCACCACCACGACTGACGTCGAGAACTTCCCTGGTTTCCCCGAGGGTGTTACCGGTACCGAAATGATGGACAAGTTCCGAGCTCAGAG TGAGCGATTCGGTACCAAGATCATCACCGAGACTGTTGCGCGTGTCGACCTCTCTGTCCGACCTTTCAAGTACTGGActgagggcgaggaggaggaacaCGAGTTCATGACCGCCGACAC TATCATCATGGCTACCGGTGCTTCTGCCAAGcgtcttttccttcctggTGAGGATACCTATTGGCAGTCTGGTATCTCTGCTTGTGCCGTTTGCGACGGTGCCGTCCCCCTCTTCAGGCAAAAGCCCCTCGCCGTTATCGGTGGTGGTGACAGTGCGGCCGAGGAAGCTACTT ACCTTACCAAGTACGGTTCTCACGTCTATGTCCTCGTCAGAAGGGACGAGCTCCGAGCTTCCAAGATTATGGCTAAGCGACTCACTTCTCACCCCAAGGTTACCGTCCTTTGGAAT ACTGTTGCTACTGAGGCCAAGGGCGACGGTGAAGTCCTCACGTCACTTACCATCAAGAACACCAAGACTGGTGAGATCGGAGACCTCCCCGTCAACGGTCTCTTCTATGCCATCGGCCACGAGCCCGCCACTTCCCTCGTCAAGTCTCAAGTTGAGCTTGACAGCGATGGATACATCAAGACTGTTCCCGGCACCTCCCAGACTTCTGTCCACGGTGTCTTCGCCGCCGGTGACGTCCAGGACAAGAAGTACAGGCAGGCTATCACATCTGCTGGTTCCGGTTGCATTGCTGCCCTTGAAGCTGAGAAGCTCATcagcgaggaggaggctgaTGACGAGAGCCTCCAGACACAAGACGTGCATGTCCCTGCCGAGCACTACTTGGGTACTGACAAGGAGTAA
- a CDS encoding hypothetical protein (HMMPfam hit to UQ_con, Ubiquitin-conjugating enzyme, score: 84.7, E(): 2.3e-22), with translation MPLPPSLPGLPDDYTPQYFGNDIVVGLDSEGQYKAKVLRCWSDEDGSIIPPPPPGQEAHPLDRPLKRGEVGISHLSTGQLAIVPESALRLFQREFLKGDIVKRSLTSQESALVVNVKTEIKLQHALTGEELDQWVKYEDVSNALEIDARDRVVYGNWVGTVEEVFENGFVETKLGRYYRIAEMGGLLEVGRRVEEVLPKNLFEQLAAMPKPLPDFAEPQTDRVLKIDPVVVYVIWNAINQKLPPSEQEKFKEPEPFWYGENLKKLAFFDTTHSQPPSIGSTVDFVSEDARRKYGAEPSRHAEGTVLVDTMRILASRSTLVLRWQTGRETEEPSTDFVPYHNVDDYETWPGEHVMWRGDNGERRHAVVQKFDPYQRVAELLFMDDQTKELVPVMELDPGGRSGSNAYGVSIGQMVLLCGDNGSVPPEVPSFGQHETPVKNMWARHEFVKLGEEYVSGDLKFGWYPPEGDKQSVDWWGEVVQLHLNGEVTVKLANGDLKTVGITNLAILNDPGSDMIDELGPEMNEGEAMDEDEYDEFDEWQNGLRGAHGGFVFDGAQVHDLQAMLSRLKESHQPEESENSWETMSEDDIHDVDTEGEVMEVDEMEEEEEERAIAQAEAAGRRQEQSGVPLVEQQSFPPVKPLASQPLQNAEPRAGPSTAIPSTSRAPLPKESLDEDDEQWERFEMLEQAPRDHHFYNELSSGAAAKSYHSRIQKEHRALQSSLPENILVRTYEDRLDLMRVLIIGPEGTPYTDAPFVFDVYLNPTKFPNEPPIVHFHSHTNGHGRCNPNLYEEGKVCLSILGTWSGDESESWNPSKSSLLQVFVSISGLVLVRCPYHCEPAFAKLEGTREGKINSRLYSEKAYVLSRTFVRTALERPPTGLESEIRYFYLTRGRLRSVIDHAQRLIEKGEVGQSIEQEEENAEMWNADAMGRLTMGAIITLKRTIGSLQKIWDTQSS, from the exons ATGCCCCTTCCCCCCTCTCTCCCAGGTCTCCCGGACGATTATACTCCCCAG TACTTTGGGAACGATATAGTTGTTGGACTCGACTCTGAGGGCCAATACAAAGCTAAAGTCCTT AGGTGCTGGTCAGACGAAGATGGTAGCATAATAcctcctccgccaccaGGCCAAGAAGCCCACCCTCTTGATCGCCCATTAAAGCGAGGTGAGGTAGGAATCAG CCATTTATCTACTGGCCAACTTGCCATTGTCCCCGAGTCTGCTCTCAGACTTTTTCAGCGAGAATTTCTCAAAGGCGATATAGTCAAGAGATCTTTGACTTCGCAAGAATCCGCTTTGGTGGTAAATGTCAAGACTGAAATCAAGTTACAACATGCCTTAACCGGAGAAGAACTTGACCAATGGGTCAAATATGAAGATGTGTCGAATGCGTTGGAAATAGATGCGAGGGATAGGGTGGTCTATGGCAACTGGGTTGGAACagttgaagaa GTCTTTGAAAACGGCTTTGTAGAGACAAAGCTTGGTCGATATTACCGTATTGCGGAAATGGGAGGTCTTTTGGAAGTCGGAAGGAGGGTTGAA GAAGTTCTCCCGAAGAATCTTTTCGAGCAACTGGCCGCCATGCCCAAACCATTACCAGATTTTGCCGAACCTCAGACTGATCGTGTTCTGAAGATTGATCCAGTGGTCGTCTATGTCATTTGGAATGCTATAAACCAAAAG CTGCCTCCCTCCGAGCAAGAAAAGTTCAAAGAACCGGAGCCATTCTGGTACGGTGAAAATCTCAAGAAGCTTGCTTTTTTTGATACCACGCATTCTCAACCACCAAGTATAGGATCAACTGTTGATTTCGTCAGCGAAGATGCCAGGAGAA AATACGGCGCGGAACCCTCACGCCACGCTGAAGGCACCGTACTGGTTGACACAATGCGGATCTTAGCAAGCCGTTCGACTTTAGTGCTTAGGTGGCAAACCGGAAGAGAGACGGAGGAGCCCTCAACTGACTTTGTTCCTTACCACAATGTGGACGA CTACGAGACTTGGCCAGGCGAACATGTCATGTGGAGAGGCGATAATGGCGAACGACGGCACGCTGTTGTTCAAAAATTTGACCCTTACCAGCGAGTAGCTGAACTGCTCTTTATGGATGACCAAACGAAGGAACTCGTCCCTGTCATGGAGCTTGACCCCGGAGGCCGCTCTGGTTCAAATGCCTATGGTGTGAGCATTGGTCAAATGGTCCTGCTTTGTGGAGACAACGGCTCGGTACCCCCTGAAGTCCCCTCATTCGGTCAGCACGAAACCCCAGTGAAGAACATGTGGGCAAGACACGAATTTGTCAAGCTTGGCGAAGAATATGTGAGCGGCGATTTGAAGTTTGGCTGGTACCCTCCCGAGGGGGACAAACAGAGCGTTGATTGGTGGGGCGAAGTCGTACAGTTGCATCTTAACGGAGAAGTGACCGTCAAGCTCGCGAACGGGGATTTGAAGACGGTGGGGATCACGAATCTAGCAATTTTGAATGATCCTGGGAGTGACATGATCGATGAACTGGGACCGGAGATGAATGAAGGGGAGGCtatggatgaggatgaataTGACGAGTTTGACGAGTGGCAGAACGGGCTGAGGGGAGCGCATGGAGGTTTCGTGTTTGACGGAGCGCAGGTACATGATTTGCAAGCTATGTTGTCGCGGTTGAAGGAGTCTCATCAGCCAGAGGAAAGTGAGAACAGTTGGGAAACGATGAGTGAAGACGATATCCACGATGTTGACACTGAAGgggaggtgatggaggtggatgagatggaagaggaagaggaggagcgagCGATCGCACAGGCAGAGGCTGCCGGTAGGAGGCAAGAGCAATCTGGAGTCCCCCTTGTGGAACAACAATCATTTCCCCCTGTCAAACCTTTGGCATCTCAACCCCTTCAAAATGCTGAGCCCCGGGCTGGACCTTCTACCGCTATCCCTAGCACTTCCCGAGCCCCATTGCCGAAAGAAAGCCTagacgaagacgatgaaCAATGGGAACGATTTGAAATGCTTGAGCAAGCCCCGAGAGATCATCACTTCTACAATGAGCTAAGCTCTGGTGCGGCGGCAAAGAGTTACCACTCCAGAATACAAAAGGAACATCGGGCTTTGCAATCCTCCTTGCCAG AAAACATCCTTGTTAGAACATATGAAGATAGATTAGATCTCATGAGGGTCTTGATTATTGGACCTGAGGGCACACC TTACACGGATGCGCCCTTTGTTTTTGACGTCTACCTCAACCCTACAAAGTTCCCCAATGAACCGCCGATCGTCCATTTTCATTCACACACGAACGGTCATGGAAGGTGCAACC CCAATCTGTacgaagaagggaaggtgTGCTTGTCGATTTTGGGCACCTGGTCAGGCGACGAGTCAGAGTCTTGGAA CCCATCAAAGTCGTCACTTCTCCAAGTCTTCGTCTCTATCTCCGGTTTAGTGCTTGTGAGGTGCCCCTACCATTGTGAACCTGCATTCGCCAAGCTTGAAGGCACAagggaaggcaagatcaaCTC CCGACTTTATTCTGAGAAGGCCTACGTTCTTTCCCGAACTTTTGTCCGCACGGCTCTTGAACGTCCCCCCACCGGACTCGAATCAGAGATCCGTTATTTTTATCTTACTAGAGGCCGACTGCGTTCGGTCATAGATCATGCTCAGAGATTGATAGAGAAAGGCGAGGTCGGGCAGAGTATcgagcaggaagaggaaaacgCCGAGATGTGGAATGCGGATGCCATGGGACGATTGACGATGGGGGCGATAATCACGTTAAAG AGAACGATCGGGTCGTTGCAGAAGATATGGGATACGCAGTCTTCATAA